A stretch of Brassica rapa cultivar Chiifu-401-42 chromosome A08, CAAS_Brap_v3.01, whole genome shotgun sequence DNA encodes these proteins:
- the LOC103836009 gene encoding glutamic acid-rich protein isoform X2 produces the protein MGPLVGETELTEALLQAGKDLLRPYYSTDSIFDLLNKVESLLLAVEQDPIAEVRNALKPSMQALVSADLLRHPDSDVRVHVVSCLTEIMRITAPEAPYNDDQMKEVFEVTVEAFGKLADASCESYKKAEAVLDTVAKVRSSLVMLDLECDELILEMFRQFLKIIRLSPDCPQTVLVSMETIMVTVIDESEEVSMDLLAILLGPVRKESLDVSPVASRLVEKVLISCASKLRPDIMDALKSTGTSLDMYSPVVSSICQSGAATTEAQIIVNPTETEAEGKISEEQVVPDDSLQVLYLEKLDLGLSPKGIRSKRTARGGARAIGDDNVKNGDGLKQVLKQGQSESTEGETESGSTRRRRKPNSLLNPEEGYSFKTSSSIKKVHEKELGAAKKASLPTKVGQTNQSVVISLSPSSKARKGSRKRSRSKMEETDLDAGSVATPASKKQIVKKDEPEEDSTKTAKEKTQKGSASKKQIVKKDEPEEKEDIMETSLEKPEDSTKTAKSSKKEKAQKGSASKKQIVKKDDAEEEEDFMETDLEKPEESTKTAKSSKKEREEKGSTKSTAKKPLAESKKEKAQKGSAKTAAKKPPAESKKEIGENGLAKTSAKKPLEKSVHSDAKKKNSEGASMESSKSKKKNSRAMTPPTKESEQTLKSHPKRKRTAREEVESNKSEHGEELVGKSVKVWWPLDKKFYDGVIKSYSSLNKKHQVLYSDGDSEELNLKKERWEIISEEKEETDLPDSTPLSDIMRRNKAKKRKTESMHVQLKSSSEVRSSKKKDLVTSSTKQGKATKDAVKGGSDEPERREEINLQFPKDCVDKEESETKRLPKESNAEAKSDGEELKSANKLTAETGNDGEEQEVEKEATAEPQTDGEERESVKVLNEAKSDGEELKTANKATAESKIEGEEQGVEKEATAEPETDGGEGESVKEPNEEAETEVQVRDSAKEPTADTNLIEEGRSEEKETGKVENVTEEEEQKIVKELEEDTDKAEGGTIPVSG, from the exons ATGGGTCCTCTTGTCGGAGAGACCGAACTCACCGAAGCACTCCTCCAGGCCGGAAAAGATCTCCTCAGACCTTATTACTCCACTGATTCGATCTTCGACCTTCTCAAT AAAGTGGAGTCTCTGCTCCTCGCTGTTGAGCAAGATCCTATTGCAGAAGTGAGAAACGCTCTGAAACCATCGATGCAGGCTTTGGTATCTGCTGATCTCTTGAGACACCCTGATTCTGATGTTAGAGTTCACGTTGTCTCCTGCTTAACCGAAATCATGAGGATTACTGCCCCAGAGGCTCCTTACAACGATGACCAGATGAAG GAGGTCTTTGAGGTGACAGTAGAGGCTTTTGGGAAACTTGCGGATGCTTCCTGCGAGAGTTATAAGAAAGCTGAAGCCGTGCTTGATACTGTTGCTAAGGTCAGATCATCCTTGGTGATGCTGGACTTGGAGTGCGATGAGCTTATCTTAGAGATGTTTCGGCAGTTCTTGAAAATCATAAG ACTAAGCCCGGATTGTCCTCAAACGGTACTTGTTTCCATGGAAACGATAATGGTTACAGTTATAGATGAAAGTGAAGAAGTGTCCATGGATTTGCTCGCGATTCTCTTGGGTCCTGTTAGAAAAGAGAGCCTG GATGTCTCACCAGTGGCTTCGAGGCTTGTGGAGAAGGTTCTCATTAGTTGCGCCTCTAAGCTTCGACCGGACATCATGGATGCTTTGAAGTCCACAGGGACTAGCTTGGACATGTATTCTCCAGTAGTTTCTTCAATATGCCAAAGCGGAGCTGCCACCACTGAAGCTCAAATCATTGTTAACCCCACAGAAACTGAG GCAGAAGGAAAGATATCAGAAGAACAGGTAGTTCCAGATGATTCATTGCAGGTACTTTATTTG GAAAAACTGGATTTGGGACTTTCTCCCAAGGGGATCAGGTCTAAGAGAACTGCAAGAGGTGGAGCTCGTGCCATTGGAGATGACAACGTAAAAAATGGAGACGGTTTGAAACAAGTTTTGAAGCAAGGGCAATCTGAAAGTACTGAGGGAGAGACTGAATCAGGGTCTACTAGGAGGAGGCGGAAACCCAATTCTCTGCTAAATCCTGAAGAAGGCTATTCATTCAAGACGTCATCAAGCATAAAGAAAGTGCATGAAAAAGAACTTGGGGCTGCCAAGAAAGCATCTTTGCCTACTAAAGTTGGTCAAACGAATCAGTCGGTTGTTATTTCTCTCTCACCCTCGAGTAAGGCTAGGAAGGGGTCACGGAAACGGAGCAGGAGTAAGATGGAAGAGACAGATCTTGATGCAGGTTCTGTAGCCACACCAGCATCAAAGAAACAGATTGTGAAGAAAGATGAACCTGAAGAAGATAGCACTAAGACCGCAAAGGAGAAAACACAGAAGGGTTCAGCATCAAAGAAACAGATTGTGAAGAAAGATGAAcctgaagaaaaagaagatattatGGAAACTAGCCTTGAAAAGCCTGAGGATAGCACTAAGACTGCAAAGTCAAGTAAAAAGGAGAAAGCACAGAAGGGTTCAGCATCAAAGAAACAGATTGTGAAGAAAGATgatgctgaagaagaagaagattttaTGGAAACTGACCTTGAAAAGCCTGAAGAGAGCACTAAGACTGCAAAGTCAAGTAAaaaggagagagaagagaagggtTCAACGAAATCAACTGCAAAGAAGCCACTAGCAGAATCTAAAAAGGAGAAAGCACAGAAGGGTTCAGCGAAAACAGCTGCAAAGAAGCCACCTGCAGAATCTAAAAAGGAGATAGGAGAGAATGGTTTAGCGAAAACATCTGCAAAGAAGCCACTTGAAAAATCAGTCCACTCAGATGCCAAGAAAAAGAATTCAGAAGGCGCAAGCATGGAGTCATCAAAGAGCAAG AAGAAGAATTCTCGTGCAATGACGCCTCCGACCAAAGAATCTGAACAAACTCTCAAGAGCCATCCCAAGAGGAAACGGACAGCTAGAGAGGAAGTG GAGTCCAATAAGAGTGAGCATGGTGAGGAGTTGGTTGGTAAGAGCGTTAAAGTCTGGTGGCCACTTGACAAGAA GTTTTATGATGGCGTCATAAAGTCCTATAGTAGTCTTAACAAGAAGCATCAG GTGCTTTATTCGGATGGGGATTCTGAAGAGCTTAATCTTAAAAAAGAACGTTGGGAGATAATCAGTGAG GAAAAGGAGGAGACTGATCTACCTGATTCTACTCCTTTATCTGACAT AATGCGAAGGAATAAAGCGAAGAAGAGGAAAACTGAGTCTATGCATGTGCAGCTGAAAAGTTCTTCAGAAGTCAg ATCCTCGAAGAAGAAAGACCTTGTAACAAGCTCCACTAAGCAAGGGAAAGCAACCAAAGATGCGGTGAAGGGCGGAAGCGATGAACCAGAAAGGAGGGAAGAGATAAATCTTCAGTTCCCAAAAGATTGTGTTGACAAGGAAGAATCTGAAACCAAAAGATTGCCTAAAGAATCTAATGCAGAAGCCAAGTCGGATGGGGAAGAGCTAAAGTCTGCAAACAAGTTAACTGCAGAAACTGGAAATGATGGTGAAGAGCAGGAGGTAGAGAAAGAGGCAACCGCAGAACCCCAAACTGATGGAGAAGAGCGAGAGTCGGTGAAAGTGCTAAATGAAGCCAAGTCTGATGGAGAAGAGCTAAAGACTGCAAACAAGGCAACTGCAGAATCCAAAATTGAAGGAGAAGAGCAGGGGGTAGAAAAAGAG GCAACTGCAGAACCTGAAACTGATGGAGGAGAGGGAGAGTCAGTGAAAGAGCCAAATGAAGAAGCTGAAACTGAGGTACAAGTGCGAGATTCAGCAAAAGAGCCAACTGCAGACACAAATTTGATTGAGGAAGGTCGTTCTGAGGAGAAGGAGACTGGTAAAGTCGAAAATGTAACTGAAGAAGAGGAACAGAAAATAGTGAAGGAACTGGAAGAAGACACTGATAAAGCAGAAGGCGGGACTATTCCTGTTTCAGGTTGA